In a single window of the Pedococcus dokdonensis genome:
- the rplK gene encoding 50S ribosomal protein L11: protein MPPKKKVSGFIKLQIQAGAATPAPPVGPALGQHGVNIMEFVKAYNAATESQRGNVIPVEITVYEDRSFTFITKTPPAAELIKKAAGVPKGSGEPHKTKVAKLSADQVRAIAEQKMEDLNANDINQAMKIIAGTARSMGIDTSL, encoded by the coding sequence ATGCCTCCGAAGAAGAAGGTCTCCGGCTTCATCAAGCTGCAGATCCAGGCCGGTGCGGCCACGCCCGCGCCCCCCGTGGGCCCCGCCCTCGGTCAGCACGGCGTCAACATCATGGAGTTCGTCAAGGCGTACAACGCTGCGACGGAGTCCCAGCGCGGCAACGTCATCCCGGTGGAGATCACGGTCTACGAAGACCGCTCCTTCACGTTCATCACCAAGACGCCGCCGGCCGCCGAGCTGATCAAGAAGGCCGCCGGTGTGCCCAAGGGCTCCGGTGAGCCGCACAAGACCAAGGTCGCCAAGCTGTCGGCCGACCAGGTCCGCGCCATCGCCGAGCAGAAGATGGAAGACCTGAACGCCAACGACATCAACCAGGCGATGAAGATCATCGCCGGCACCGCCCGCTCGATGGGCATTGACACGTCGCTCTGA
- the rplA gene encoding 50S ribosomal protein L1, whose translation MKRSKAYREAAEKIDAGKSYAPLEAVRLAKGAAKAKYDETVEVAMRLGVDPRKADQMVRGTVNLPHGTGKTARVLVFANGDKAEAAREAGADHVGSDELLEKVAGGWLDFDAVVATPDMMGKVGRLGKVLGPRGLMPNPKTGTVTMDTAKAVTDIKGGKIEFRVDKHANLHFIIGKASFDEKSLVENYAAALEEVLRLKPSSSKGRYIEKATMSTTMGPGIPLDYTRTRNLLVEDEVTA comes from the coding sequence ATGAAGCGCAGCAAGGCTTACCGCGAGGCCGCGGAGAAGATCGACGCGGGCAAGAGCTACGCCCCGCTCGAGGCCGTCCGCCTCGCCAAGGGTGCCGCCAAGGCCAAGTACGACGAGACGGTCGAGGTCGCGATGCGACTCGGCGTCGACCCGCGCAAGGCCGACCAGATGGTCCGCGGCACCGTCAACCTCCCGCACGGCACCGGCAAGACCGCCCGCGTCCTCGTGTTCGCCAACGGCGACAAGGCCGAGGCCGCCCGCGAGGCCGGTGCGGACCACGTCGGCTCGGACGAGCTGCTGGAGAAGGTGGCCGGCGGCTGGCTCGACTTCGACGCCGTCGTCGCGACCCCCGACATGATGGGCAAGGTCGGCCGACTCGGCAAGGTGCTCGGCCCGCGTGGCCTCATGCCCAACCCGAAGACCGGCACCGTCACGATGGACACGGCCAAGGCCGTGACCGACATCAAGGGCGGCAAGATCGAGTTCCGCGTCGACAAGCACGCGAACCTGCACTTCATCATCGGCAAGGCGTCGTTCGACGAGAAGTCGCTCGTGGAGAACTACGCCGCAGCCCTCGAAGAGGTCCTGCGCCTCAAGCCGTCCTCCTCGAAGGGCCGCTACATCGAGAAGGCGACCATGTCGACGACGATGGGCCCCGGCATCCCGCTGGACTACACCCGCACCCGCAACCTGCTGGTCGAGGACGAGGTCACCGCCTGA